The following proteins are encoded in a genomic region of Burkholderia cepacia:
- a CDS encoding S53 family peptidase translates to MQRTQHVNRTLSQRFALAALPLAVAATLAPLPAQATTSWVPTRTTAFLLSNAPAAAASAASQAQPAYSLNSVGTPALTDTHVTPLELSQPLHVTVVLKNRNTDQLDAFLRDVNQPGSANYRKYLTPAQFKARFAPTDDQVAAVVAHLKANGFSNVTVSENNTLVSADGNASNAQNGFHASIKRFNYRGKPVFANDSAALIPASLGPVVDAVLGLQNAAVPHRLLHRFAPAAVIEPNKIAKNATAASQQVGHQPTDFAKIYDASGLPAATNTTVGIITWGDMTQTIADLNTFTQNAGLATVNTAVVAGGSGTLADDGDPGEWDLDSQDIIGTSGGVKQLIFYSAVNGDSSDSGLTDATLTAAYNKAVTDNKATVINVSLGLDETAANSDGSLAADDAVFKQAVAQGQVFSVSAGDAGVYQWSTSPQGAPGYIGTYNGTSVRTTINLSKYSVSSPASSPYVVAVGGTTLSTTGTTTWAGETVWNEGVAYADLDSNGNPVDNAVRIWATGGGVSAFETAPSWQTAALGSTVTKRVVPDVAFDAAQSTGAYIVINGQTNQLVGGTSLASPIFVGGWARVESANNNSLGLPTSAFYQNLPTNTSLLHDVTSGNNGYSSHGYTAKAGWDDDTGFGSLDFAKVSASSAK, encoded by the coding sequence ATGCAGAGAACTCAGCACGTCAATCGCACACTCTCGCAACGCTTTGCCCTCGCCGCACTGCCCCTCGCGGTAGCCGCCACGCTGGCACCGCTGCCCGCCCAGGCCACAACCAGCTGGGTGCCGACCCGCACCACCGCTTTCCTGTTGTCGAACGCGCCCGCCGCGGCTGCTTCGGCCGCGTCGCAGGCCCAGCCTGCGTACTCGCTCAACAGCGTCGGCACGCCCGCGCTCACCGACACGCACGTGACGCCGCTCGAACTGAGCCAGCCGCTGCATGTCACCGTGGTGCTGAAGAACCGCAACACCGACCAGCTCGACGCGTTCCTGCGCGACGTCAACCAGCCGGGCAGCGCGAACTACCGCAAGTACCTGACGCCCGCCCAGTTCAAGGCGCGCTTCGCGCCGACCGACGACCAGGTCGCGGCCGTCGTGGCCCACCTGAAGGCGAACGGCTTCAGCAACGTCACGGTGTCGGAGAACAACACGCTGGTCTCCGCCGACGGCAACGCGAGCAACGCGCAAAACGGCTTCCACGCGAGCATCAAGCGCTTCAACTATCGCGGCAAGCCCGTCTTCGCGAACGATTCGGCCGCACTGATCCCGGCGTCGCTCGGCCCGGTCGTCGATGCGGTGCTCGGCCTGCAGAACGCCGCCGTGCCGCACCGCCTGCTCCACCGCTTCGCGCCGGCCGCCGTCATCGAACCGAACAAGATCGCGAAGAATGCGACTGCCGCGTCGCAGCAAGTCGGCCACCAGCCGACCGATTTCGCGAAGATCTACGACGCGAGCGGCCTGCCTGCCGCGACCAACACCACGGTGGGCATCATCACCTGGGGCGACATGACCCAGACCATCGCCGACCTGAACACCTTCACGCAGAATGCCGGCCTGGCGACCGTCAACACGGCGGTGGTCGCGGGCGGGTCGGGCACGCTGGCCGACGACGGCGATCCGGGCGAATGGGATCTCGACAGCCAGGACATCATCGGCACGTCCGGCGGCGTCAAGCAGCTGATCTTCTACTCGGCGGTGAACGGCGACAGCAGCGACAGCGGCCTCACCGACGCGACGCTGACCGCGGCGTACAACAAGGCCGTGACCGACAACAAGGCGACCGTCATCAACGTGTCGCTCGGCCTCGACGAAACCGCCGCGAACTCCGACGGCTCGCTCGCCGCCGACGACGCCGTATTCAAGCAGGCCGTCGCGCAGGGCCAGGTCTTCTCGGTCTCGGCCGGCGACGCGGGCGTCTATCAATGGTCGACGTCGCCGCAAGGCGCGCCCGGCTACATCGGCACGTACAACGGCACGTCGGTCAGGACGACGATCAACCTGTCGAAGTACAGCGTGTCGTCGCCCGCGAGTTCGCCGTATGTCGTCGCGGTCGGCGGCACGACGCTCTCGACCACCGGCACCACGACGTGGGCCGGCGAAACCGTGTGGAACGAAGGCGTCGCGTACGCGGATCTCGACAGCAACGGCAACCCGGTCGACAACGCGGTGCGGATCTGGGCGACGGGCGGCGGCGTGAGCGCGTTCGAAACCGCGCCGAGCTGGCAGACGGCCGCGCTCGGCAGCACGGTGACGAAGCGCGTGGTGCCCGACGTGGCGTTCGACGCCGCGCAATCGACGGGCGCGTACATCGTCATCAACGGGCAGACCAACCAGCTCGTCGGCGGCACGAGCCTCGCATCGCCGATCTTCGTCGGCGGCTGGGCGCGGGTCGAATCGGCGAACAACAACAGCCTCGGCCTGCCGACGTCGGCGTTCTACCAGAACCTCCCGACCAATACGTCGCTGCTCCACGACGTGACCTCGGGCAACAACGGTTATAGCAGCCACGGCTATACCGCGAAGGCCGGCTGGGACGACGATACGGGCTTCGGCAGCCTGGACTTCGCGAAGGTCAGCGCGAGTTCCGCGAAGTAA
- a CDS encoding helix-turn-helix domain-containing protein, with product MEAPDQDFPVQDLLRRLMADTRSSSEIARLSGVSQPTVSRLRLSNGRRLRRSAPFNKLCSFYGVDTEPSRRRYNDLLRDAIVDAWDGSDEHGRALLVVIQGLKDLQAKADDG from the coding sequence ATGGAAGCCCCGGACCAAGATTTTCCCGTTCAAGACCTGTTGCGCCGCCTGATGGCAGATACACGCTCGTCAAGCGAAATTGCGCGACTTTCCGGGGTCAGCCAACCGACCGTATCGCGCCTGCGGCTATCGAATGGACGGCGGCTGCGCCGCAGCGCGCCATTCAACAAGCTATGCAGTTTCTATGGAGTCGATACGGAGCCGTCGCGCCGTCGTTACAACGACCTGCTGCGCGACGCGATCGTCGACGCGTGGGACGGGTCGGACGAGCACGGGCGCGCGCTGCTGGTCGTGATCCAGGGGCTGAAGGATCTGCAGGCGAAGGCGGATGACGGGTGA
- a CDS encoding aldo/keto reductase encodes MDYRYLGRSALKVSPLCLGAMMFGGETDEATSARIIDKAFDQGVNFIDTADVYHAGRSEQVVGRAIAPRRDSWIVATKFGYPAGPDAGPNRQGQSRKWIFESVDASLKRLGTDYIDILYFHRALTDAPLDEGMRAIADLIRQGKVRYFGLSNFKGWRIAEIVRLADQLGIDRPVASEPLYNLVDRSAEVEQLPAAAHYGIGVVPYSPLARGVLTGKYAVDAQPPADSRAGRGDRRIQQTEWRPESLHIAQKVAAHAASRGTTSVAFALAWVMKNRIVSSTIAGPRTEAHWDSYIDALTLELGPDDERFVDALVPPGHVSTHGYTDPGYPVEGRKV; translated from the coding sequence ATGGATTACCGCTATCTCGGGCGCAGCGCGCTCAAGGTGTCGCCGCTGTGTCTCGGCGCAATGATGTTCGGCGGCGAGACCGACGAAGCGACATCGGCGCGCATCATCGACAAGGCATTCGACCAGGGCGTCAATTTCATCGACACGGCCGACGTCTATCACGCCGGCCGCTCGGAACAGGTCGTCGGCCGCGCGATCGCGCCGCGTCGCGACAGCTGGATCGTCGCGACGAAATTCGGCTATCCGGCCGGGCCGGACGCCGGGCCGAACCGGCAGGGCCAGTCGCGCAAATGGATCTTCGAATCGGTCGATGCGAGCCTGAAGCGGCTCGGCACCGATTACATCGACATCCTCTATTTCCATCGCGCGCTGACCGACGCCCCGCTCGACGAAGGCATGCGCGCGATCGCCGACCTGATCCGGCAAGGCAAGGTGCGCTACTTCGGGCTGTCGAACTTCAAGGGCTGGCGCATCGCCGAGATCGTGCGGCTCGCCGATCAGCTCGGCATCGATCGTCCGGTCGCGAGCGAACCGCTGTACAACCTCGTCGATCGCTCGGCCGAGGTCGAACAGCTTCCGGCCGCCGCGCATTACGGGATCGGCGTCGTGCCGTACAGCCCGCTCGCGCGCGGCGTGCTGACCGGCAAGTACGCGGTGGATGCGCAGCCGCCCGCCGATTCACGCGCCGGGCGCGGCGACCGGCGCATCCAGCAGACGGAATGGCGGCCCGAATCGTTGCATATCGCGCAGAAGGTGGCCGCGCACGCGGCTTCACGCGGCACGACGTCGGTCGCGTTTGCGCTGGCATGGGTCATGAAGAACCGCATCGTCAGCTCCACGATCGCGGGGCCGCGCACCGAAGCGCACTGGGACAGCTACATCGATGCGCTGACGCTCGAACTCGGCCCCGACGACGAACGATTCGTCGATGCACTCGTGCCGCCCGGGCACGTATCGACGCACGGCTACACCGATCCCGGCTATCCGGTCGAAGGCCGCAAGGTCTGA
- a CDS encoding carboxymuconolactone decarboxylase family protein, which yields MSEPTSPAHKAFGAIAPALADYTDNVLFGDVWQRAGLSPRDRSLVTVASLVSLYRVNELPFHLKKALDNGLTRDELIEAITHLAFYSGWPTASSALPIAQRVFDEAGV from the coding sequence ATGTCCGAACCGACCTCTCCCGCGCACAAGGCATTCGGCGCCATCGCGCCCGCCCTCGCCGACTACACCGACAACGTGCTGTTCGGCGACGTCTGGCAGCGTGCCGGCCTGTCGCCGCGCGATCGCAGCCTTGTCACGGTCGCGAGCCTCGTGTCGCTGTATCGTGTCAACGAACTGCCGTTCCACCTGAAGAAAGCGCTCGACAACGGCCTCACGCGCGACGAGCTGATCGAGGCGATCACGCACCTCGCGTTCTACTCCGGCTGGCCGACCGCAAGCTCGGCGCTGCCGATCGCGCAGCGCGTGTTCGACGAAGCCGGCGTTTAA
- a CDS encoding LysR family transcriptional regulator encodes MPRDNFADLLAFIAVARERSFTRAAAQLGVSQSALSHTIRSLETRLGVRLLTRTTRSVAPTEAGERLLRNLAPRFDEIEAELSALAELRDKPAGTVRINATDYVIRTLLWPKLAPMLRDYHELKVEFVTDYGLSDIVAERFDIGVRLGDQVAKDMIAVRISPDLKMAIVGAPAYFAERARPETPQDLVTHDGINLRLPTHGALYAWELARGDESLQVRVDGQVTFNGTYEMLDAALAGYGLAYVPAELAAPHVAAGRLDSVLDDWCPTFPGHHLYYASRRQSSRALAVIVDALRYRA; translated from the coding sequence ATGCCGCGCGACAACTTTGCGGACCTGCTCGCCTTCATCGCCGTCGCGCGCGAGCGCAGCTTCACGCGTGCGGCCGCCCAGCTCGGCGTGTCGCAATCGGCACTCAGTCACACCATCCGGTCACTCGAAACGCGCCTCGGCGTACGGTTGCTCACGCGCACGACGCGCAGCGTCGCGCCGACCGAAGCCGGCGAGCGACTGCTGCGCAACCTCGCGCCGCGCTTCGACGAAATCGAGGCCGAGCTGTCGGCGCTCGCGGAACTGCGCGACAAGCCGGCCGGCACCGTGCGCATCAACGCGACCGACTATGTGATCCGCACGCTGCTGTGGCCGAAGCTCGCGCCGATGCTGCGCGACTATCACGAACTGAAGGTCGAGTTCGTGACCGACTACGGGCTGTCCGACATCGTCGCCGAACGCTTCGACATCGGCGTACGGCTCGGCGACCAGGTCGCGAAGGACATGATCGCCGTGCGCATCTCGCCCGACCTGAAGATGGCGATCGTCGGCGCGCCCGCTTATTTCGCGGAACGTGCCCGGCCCGAAACGCCGCAGGATCTCGTCACGCACGACGGCATCAACCTGCGCCTGCCGACGCACGGCGCGCTGTACGCATGGGAACTCGCGCGTGGCGACGAGTCGCTGCAGGTGCGCGTCGACGGGCAGGTCACGTTCAACGGCACGTACGAAATGCTCGACGCGGCACTCGCGGGCTACGGGCTCGCTTATGTGCCCGCCGAACTCGCGGCGCCGCATGTTGCCGCCGGCCGCCTCGACAGCGTGCTCGACGACTGGTGCCCGACGTTCCCCGGCCATCACCTGTATTACGCGAGTCGGCGGCAGTCCTCGCGCGCACTCGCGGTGATCGTCGATGCGCTGCGCTATCGCGCATGA
- a CDS encoding alpha/beta hydrolase encodes MNLARTFWLLLLLAVTSPAFAFHARVVAIPSAAMSETLKATVVLPDDYARGNRGDERYPVVYLLHGSGGDHTDWTSNTHIAALADRYHVILVMPDGGHESWYIDSPFDSGSRYETFIGDEVVSYVDLHFRTIAAQHARAITGLSMGGFGALRIALDRPDTFGAAGSISGAVDPRCCADEPGIDHVFGDPGRHPSFWNRNVIVESARAFVRAHLDLTIDCGRDDSFVGSNRTLHERLLALGVPHDYTERPGGHTWDYWANAIRYQMRFFATSFQHRGYAYRPAPAAPGMTRAG; translated from the coding sequence ATGAACCTGGCGCGTACCTTCTGGCTGCTTCTGCTGCTGGCCGTCACGAGCCCTGCCTTCGCGTTTCATGCGCGGGTCGTCGCGATCCCGAGCGCCGCGATGAGCGAGACGCTGAAGGCGACGGTCGTGCTGCCCGACGATTACGCGCGCGGCAACCGCGGCGACGAACGCTATCCGGTCGTCTATCTGCTGCACGGCTCGGGCGGCGACCATACCGACTGGACGTCGAACACGCACATCGCCGCGCTCGCCGACCGCTATCACGTGATCCTCGTGATGCCTGACGGCGGGCACGAAAGCTGGTACATCGACAGCCCGTTCGATTCGGGCAGCCGCTACGAAACCTTCATCGGCGATGAAGTCGTGTCCTACGTCGATCTGCATTTCCGCACGATCGCGGCGCAGCACGCGCGCGCGATCACCGGGCTCAGCATGGGCGGCTTCGGCGCACTGCGCATCGCACTCGACCGGCCCGACACGTTCGGCGCGGCCGGCAGCATCAGCGGCGCGGTCGATCCGCGCTGCTGCGCGGACGAGCCGGGCATCGATCACGTGTTCGGCGATCCCGGACGCCATCCGTCATTCTGGAACCGCAACGTCATCGTCGAAAGCGCGCGCGCGTTCGTGCGTGCCCATCTCGACCTGACGATCGATTGCGGCCGCGACGATTCATTCGTCGGCTCGAACCGCACGCTGCACGAACGACTGCTCGCGCTCGGCGTGCCGCACGACTACACGGAGCGGCCCGGCGGTCATACGTGGGATTACTGGGCGAATGCGATCCGCTACCAGATGCGGTTCTTCGCGACCTCGTTCCAGCATCGCGGCTACGCGTACCGTCCCGCACCTGCCGCGCCGGGCATGACACGCGCGGGCTGA
- a CDS encoding DinB family protein, giving the protein MHSRFDRFRTTALGAQLEALIEQPERYLEFAALSRVGVAAIGAIQDEIVGKFPEIETDTTARQFCGAMVAEVMRRHSHEVVQARGRLGGTLFSYGAVFSAFPHRLPFADVVATLARMPDRLAAFAAHVPVALATRRPAGTGFSLVEHACHLRDLDAVFAERIDVVRTAELPVIESVDGTVLAAQRDYLAQPLNPAVDAFRTRRAALCATAAALEPSQLARCGLRDGIRRMSLDELVRELLDHDRTHVLELDELLAELDLPPLPSVSAE; this is encoded by the coding sequence ATGCATTCCCGTTTCGACCGTTTCCGCACAACCGCGCTCGGCGCCCAGCTCGAAGCGCTGATCGAACAACCCGAGCGCTATCTCGAGTTCGCGGCGCTGTCGCGTGTGGGCGTCGCCGCGATCGGCGCGATCCAGGACGAGATCGTCGGCAAATTCCCCGAAATCGAAACCGATACGACGGCCCGCCAGTTCTGCGGCGCGATGGTCGCGGAAGTCATGCGCCGCCACAGCCACGAGGTCGTGCAGGCGCGCGGGCGGCTCGGCGGTACGCTGTTCAGCTATGGCGCGGTATTCAGCGCATTTCCGCACCGGCTGCCGTTCGCCGACGTCGTCGCCACGCTGGCCCGCATGCCCGACCGGCTCGCCGCCTTTGCCGCGCACGTGCCGGTCGCACTGGCCACGCGCCGCCCGGCCGGCACCGGCTTTTCGCTCGTCGAGCATGCATGCCACCTGCGCGACCTCGACGCCGTGTTTGCCGAACGCATCGACGTCGTGCGCACGGCCGAGCTGCCCGTGATCGAGTCGGTCGACGGCACCGTGCTCGCCGCGCAGCGTGACTACCTCGCGCAGCCGCTCAACCCCGCCGTCGACGCATTCCGCACGCGCCGCGCCGCGCTATGCGCGACCGCCGCCGCGCTGGAACCGTCGCAGCTCGCGCGCTGCGGGCTGCGCGACGGCATCCGCCGCATGTCGCTCGACGAACTCGTGCGCGAACTGCTCGACCACGACCGCACGCACGTGCTCGAACTCGACGAACTGCTGGCCGAACTCGACTTGCCACCCCTTCCCTCCGTATCCGCGGAATGA
- a CDS encoding YciI family protein, which yields MRVMVIVKATADSESGRMPDTECMAEMGRFNEALAKAGILLAADGLHASMRGKRVHFSGKDRSVVDGPFAETKELIAGYWLWQVKSMEEAVEWVKRCPNPMPGDSDIEIRPLLEAEDFSPAFIAELQAQKARLSAELDARQKS from the coding sequence ATGCGCGTCATGGTCATCGTCAAAGCCACCGCCGATTCCGAATCCGGCCGGATGCCCGACACCGAATGCATGGCCGAAATGGGCCGCTTCAATGAAGCGCTGGCGAAAGCCGGCATCCTGCTCGCCGCGGACGGTTTGCACGCAAGCATGCGCGGCAAGCGCGTGCATTTTTCCGGCAAGGACCGCTCCGTCGTCGACGGCCCGTTCGCCGAAACGAAGGAACTCATCGCCGGCTACTGGCTGTGGCAGGTGAAATCGATGGAAGAAGCCGTCGAATGGGTGAAGCGCTGCCCGAACCCGATGCCGGGCGACTCCGACATCGAGATCCGCCCGCTGCTCGAGGCCGAGGATTTCAGCCCGGCATTCATCGCCGAACTGCAGGCGCAGAAAGCGCGGCTGAGTGCGGAACTCGACGCACGGCAGAAATCCTGA
- a CDS encoding MBL fold metallo-hydrolase, producing MDHARIEEIRSGLFRATTYIDKLKLGFSQFFVRAQDGDVVCIETGTRANFPQLSASLATVGIMPSMVSSVIVPHFEVDEMGALPDFLAANPALVAYGHPMCTHGLADIFGVRVKPLKDGEPTMISGVDVVPVFTKHVHQWDALVVYLPAYRALLSSDILMRFGDEETDDPLPVILDSIRRSDYLPSLAHMASALRRIQALDLDIILPMHGPAITHDIPRVLAGAIAHCEAAAA from the coding sequence ATGGACCACGCCCGTATCGAAGAAATCCGCAGCGGCCTGTTTCGCGCGACGACCTACATCGACAAGCTGAAGCTCGGTTTCAGCCAGTTCTTCGTCCGCGCGCAGGACGGCGACGTCGTCTGCATCGAAACGGGTACGCGCGCCAATTTTCCGCAACTGAGCGCGAGCCTCGCGACCGTCGGCATCATGCCGTCGATGGTGAGCAGCGTGATCGTTCCGCATTTCGAGGTCGACGAGATGGGCGCGCTGCCCGACTTTCTCGCGGCCAATCCGGCGCTCGTCGCGTACGGCCATCCGATGTGCACGCACGGGCTGGCCGATATCTTCGGGGTGCGTGTGAAGCCGCTGAAGGACGGCGAACCGACGATGATTTCAGGCGTCGACGTCGTGCCGGTCTTTACGAAGCATGTGCACCAATGGGATGCGCTGGTCGTGTACCTGCCGGCGTACAGGGCGCTGCTGTCGTCGGACATCCTGATGCGCTTCGGCGACGAGGAAACGGACGACCCGTTGCCGGTCATCCTCGACTCGATCCGGCGCTCGGACTACCTGCCGTCGCTCGCGCACATGGCGAGCGCGCTGCGCCGCATCCAGGCGCTCGATCTCGACATCATCCTGCCGATGCACGGCCCGGCGATCACGCACGACATCCCGCGCGTGCTCGCCGGTGCGATCGCGCACTGCGAAGCCGCCGCCGCGTAA
- a CDS encoding MFS transporter produces MPAATAPASAAARLERLPFSGYHKRIFFIIAIAFFFDSVDLGTMTFVLGSIRKEFGLSTAAAGLVASASFFGMVIGAAVAGLLADRFGRRPVFQWSMVLWGAASYLCSTAQSVDALIVYRVLLGIGMGMEFPVAQTLLSEFVPTEKRGRLIALMDGFWPLGFITAGIVAYFVLPQFGWRTVFALLAIPAVFVLVVRRIVPESPRWLEHAGRHTEADTVMHTIEAKVMRSAGVTTLPPPSRLAEPVVARGHGALREIWSGVYRRRTVMVWLLWFFALLGFYGLTSWLGALLQQAGFEVTKSVFYTVLISLGGVPGFLCAAWLVERWGRKPTCIASLIGGGAMAYAYGQSALYGGSTTLLIVTGLAMQFFLFGMWAALYTYTPELYGTGARATGSGFASAIGRVGSLIGPYVVGVVLPVFGQGGVFTLGALSFIAAAIAVWTLGIETKGLALEQLAAGDGTGGDGRYPATAADKLS; encoded by the coding sequence ATGCCCGCCGCCACCGCTCCCGCCTCCGCCGCCGCCCGGCTCGAACGCCTGCCGTTCTCCGGCTATCACAAGCGGATCTTCTTCATCATCGCGATCGCGTTCTTCTTCGACTCGGTCGACCTCGGCACGATGACGTTCGTGCTCGGCTCGATCCGCAAGGAGTTCGGGCTGTCGACCGCGGCCGCCGGCCTCGTCGCGAGCGCGAGCTTCTTCGGGATGGTGATCGGCGCGGCCGTCGCCGGCCTGCTCGCCGACCGCTTCGGCCGCCGGCCCGTGTTCCAGTGGAGCATGGTGCTGTGGGGCGCCGCGTCGTACCTGTGTTCGACCGCGCAGAGCGTCGACGCGCTGATCGTCTACCGCGTGCTGCTCGGCATCGGGATGGGGATGGAATTCCCGGTCGCGCAAACTTTGCTGTCCGAGTTCGTGCCGACCGAGAAGCGCGGCCGCCTGATCGCGCTGATGGACGGCTTCTGGCCGCTCGGCTTCATCACGGCCGGCATCGTCGCGTACTTCGTGCTGCCGCAGTTCGGCTGGCGCACCGTGTTCGCCCTGCTCGCGATTCCCGCGGTGTTCGTGCTCGTCGTGCGCCGCATCGTGCCGGAATCGCCGCGCTGGCTCGAGCACGCGGGCCGGCACACGGAAGCCGACACGGTGATGCACACGATCGAGGCGAAGGTGATGCGCTCGGCCGGCGTCACGACGCTGCCGCCGCCATCGCGGCTCGCGGAACCGGTTGTCGCACGCGGCCACGGCGCGCTGCGCGAGATCTGGAGCGGCGTGTACCGTCGCCGCACGGTGATGGTGTGGCTGCTGTGGTTCTTCGCGCTGCTCGGCTTCTACGGCCTCACCTCGTGGCTCGGTGCGCTGCTGCAGCAAGCCGGCTTCGAAGTCACGAAATCGGTGTTCTACACGGTGCTGATCTCGCTCGGCGGCGTGCCGGGCTTCCTGTGCGCCGCATGGCTCGTCGAACGCTGGGGGCGCAAGCCGACCTGTATCGCGTCGCTGATCGGCGGCGGCGCGATGGCGTATGCGTATGGCCAGAGCGCGCTGTACGGCGGCAGCACGACGCTGCTGATCGTCACGGGCCTCGCGATGCAGTTCTTCCTGTTCGGGATGTGGGCCGCGCTGTACACGTACACGCCCGAGCTGTACGGCACCGGTGCGCGCGCGACGGGGTCGGGCTTCGCATCGGCGATCGGGCGCGTCGGTTCGCTGATCGGGCCTTACGTGGTCGGCGTCGTGCTGCCGGTGTTCGGCCAGGGTGGTGTGTTCACGCTCGGTGCGCTGTCGTTCATCGCGGCGGCAATCGCCGTGTGGACGCTCGGAATCGAGACGAAGGGGCTCGCGCTGGAGCAACTCGCGGCCGGCGACGGGACGGGTGGCGACGGGCGGTATCCGGCGACGGCAGCGGACAAGCTGTCCTGA
- a CDS encoding ABC transporter permease codes for MNWHGIRAIYRAEMARTRRTLMQSIIAPVISTSLYFVVFGSAIGSRISDVNGIGYGSFIVPGLVMLSLLSQSISNASFGIYFPRFTGTIYEILSAPVSYWEIVIAYVGAAASKSMLLGVIILATAGLFVPLHILHPFWMVLFLVLTAVTFSLFGFVIGIWADSFEKLQLVPLLIITPLTFLGGSFYSVDMLPPAWRVITLFNPIVYLVSGFRWSFYGLADVHVWISLGATGLFLAILLAIVAWMFRTGYKLKN; via the coding sequence ATGAACTGGCATGGAATCCGCGCGATCTACCGCGCAGAAATGGCCCGCACGCGCCGCACGCTGATGCAGAGCATCATCGCGCCGGTGATCTCGACGTCGCTGTATTTCGTCGTGTTCGGCTCCGCGATCGGCTCGCGCATCAGCGACGTGAACGGGATCGGCTACGGGTCGTTCATCGTGCCGGGCCTCGTGATGCTGTCGCTGCTGTCGCAGAGCATCTCGAACGCATCGTTCGGCATCTACTTCCCGCGCTTCACGGGCACGATCTACGAGATACTCTCCGCGCCCGTGTCGTACTGGGAGATCGTGATCGCGTACGTCGGCGCGGCCGCGTCGAAGTCGATGCTGCTCGGCGTGATCATCCTCGCCACGGCCGGCCTGTTCGTGCCGCTGCACATCCTGCATCCGTTCTGGATGGTGCTGTTCCTCGTGCTGACGGCGGTCACGTTCAGCCTGTTCGGTTTCGTGATCGGCATCTGGGCCGACAGCTTCGAGAAGCTGCAGCTCGTGCCGCTCCTCATCATCACGCCGCTCACGTTCCTCGGCGGCAGCTTCTACTCGGTCGACATGCTGCCGCCCGCGTGGCGCGTCATCACGCTGTTCAACCCGATCGTCTACCTGGTCAGCGGCTTCCGCTGGTCGTTCTACGGGCTCGCCGACGTGCACGTGTGGATCAGCCTCGGCGCGACCGGGCTGTTCCTCGCGATCCTGCTCGCGATCGTCGCGTGGATGTTCCGCACCGGCTACAAGCTGAAGAACTGA
- a CDS encoding ABC transporter ATP-binding protein — translation MQPILSVSDLSKTYASGFQALKHVTLDIRPGEIFALLGPNGAGKTTLIGSICGIVTPTEGRVTVGGHDIRDQYRAAREMIGLVPQELTTDAFETVWATVSFSRGLFGKAPDPAYIEKTLKALSLWDKRDNKLMTLSGGMKRRVMIAKALSHEPRILFLDEPTAGVDVELRRDMWKLVDSLRESGVTILLTTHYIEEAEEMADRIGIILGGELVLVEEKRELMRKLGKKQLTVQLEHPLADVPPALVPFGLERADDGAALVYTYDSHRDDASIAKLINALGSAGIGFRDLHTTQSSLEDIFVSLIDNRRNGVQGA, via the coding sequence ATGCAACCGATCCTTTCCGTCTCCGACCTCTCCAAGACTTACGCGTCCGGCTTCCAGGCGCTGAAGCACGTGACCCTCGACATCCGCCCCGGCGAGATCTTCGCGCTGCTCGGGCCGAACGGCGCCGGCAAGACCACGCTGATCGGCTCGATCTGCGGCATCGTCACGCCGACCGAAGGCCGCGTGACGGTCGGCGGCCACGACATCCGCGATCAATACCGCGCGGCCCGCGAAATGATCGGCCTCGTGCCGCAGGAGCTGACCACCGACGCGTTCGAAACCGTCTGGGCGACCGTGTCGTTCAGCCGCGGGCTGTTCGGCAAGGCGCCCGATCCCGCGTACATCGAGAAGACGCTGAAGGCGCTGTCGCTGTGGGACAAGCGCGACAACAAGCTGATGACGCTGTCGGGCGGCATGAAGCGCCGCGTGATGATCGCGAAGGCGCTGTCGCACGAGCCGCGCATCCTGTTCCTCGACGAACCGACGGCCGGCGTCGACGTCGAGCTGCGCCGCGACATGTGGAAGCTCGTCGATTCGCTGCGCGAAAGCGGCGTGACGATCCTGCTGACCACGCACTACATCGAGGAAGCCGAGGAGATGGCCGACCGGATCGGCATCATCCTCGGCGGCGAGCTCGTGCTCGTCGAGGAAAAGCGCGAGCTGATGCGCAAGCTCGGCAAGAAGCAGCTGACCGTGCAGCTCGAGCACCCGCTCGCGGACGTGCCGCCCGCGCTCGTGCCGTTCGGGCTCGAACGCGCGGACGACGGCGCCGCACTCGTCTACACGTACGACTCGCATCGCGACGATGCGAGCATCGCGAAGCTGATCAACGCGCTCGGCTCGGCCGGCATCGGCTTCCGCGACCTGCACACGACGCAGAGCTCGCTCGAGGACATTTTCGTCAGCCTGATCGACAACCGCCGCAACGGCGTGCAAGGAGCCTGA